Genomic DNA from Nitrosospira lacus:
CCTTACACGCAACAAGACCGAGATTGCGCTGCTGATAACGCCACGTATCCTGCGTAATATTTCACGGCGGGCAAAAACGGACAGTGAGTTTCATTTTGGTACCGAGAATACCGTGGGGATGCTGCCGGTGAAGATAGGCAAGGTCGCGGCGCGATCGCTGGCGATATCATCCACGCCCACGGGAGGCATGGCGGTGCCTCAGAGGGACATCCCGCGCCCCCCGCTATCCGATGAGTCCCGGCCGGCACGTGATGCCACTCCCCAAGCAGCGCCGCCGGTGCTCACTTTGATCGCGCCGGAACAGGTCGTGCCCGGCAAGGATTTCAGCGTAAGCGTGAGTCTTGCCGGCGCGGAAAACCTGCCCGCCGCCGAACTGGAACTGAGTTACGACGCAACCCAACTTGAAGCGCTGGGCGAGGGGGAGAAATCCGGGACCCGCCAGTTGAAACTGGGTAAAGGCGGGGGGGTGGTGGATGTGGCGTTCAAGGTCATTGCACAAAAACCCGGCACGGCTCAGGTCAGTGTCAAGGGCCTTGCATTTCAGGGAGACAGTGAGAATCCATCCCCAGAGGTTATATTGCCGCCCGCTGCAAACATCGAGATCCGTTGAGTGCATGGCCAAAATGATTCCGGCCACGAGCCCGGCGACAGACCATGGCTTTTCCCTGGTCGAATTGACAGTTGTTATGGCCATCATGGCGGTTCTGGTTTCTTCGGCCATGCCGTTGTATGAACTCACCGCGCAGCGCGAAAAAGAAAAAGAATTGCGGGTGGGGCTACGGCAGATCCGGGAAGCGCTCGACGCTTATAAACGGGCGGTGAATGAAGGGCGGATCGCCAGAAAAGCAGACGAATCGGACTATCCGCGCAAGCTGGAAGATCTGGTTACGGGAGTACCCGATGCCAAGGAACCCGAAAAGCGCAAGATCTATTTTTTACGGCGATTGCCACGCGATCCCATGTCCATCGACCCGGAGCTGGCCGATGCTGAAACCTGGGGCAAGCGTTCCTATGAAAGTCCGCCGGATAATCCGCAGGAGGGTAACGATGTTTTCGACGTGTACTCCCGTTCGCAACAAATTGGCTTGAACGGCATTGCTTATGACAGGTGGTGAGGGATGCGCAAAGCTTATTCCACCTTCACTTTAAGGATCAGGCGAAGTGCCGGAAAAGCCGGCCGGATTCCGGCAAAAAATCGGAGATATCCCGGCTTTACCCTCATCGAGCTACTGGTTGTAATGGCTATCATTGCAACCTTACTCAGCATTGTGGTGCCCCGCTATTTTAATTCTCTCGACAGGTCCAAGGAAGTGGTGCTGCGGCAGGATCTCAGCATCATGCGCGATGCCATAGATAAATTTTATAGTGATACCGGCAAGTACCCAGGCGAACTGATCGAATTGGTGGAGAAGCGGTATTTGCGCGCTATCCCGGTCGATCCGCTGACGGAAAGCGCGGCAACATGGGTTGCCGTGCCTCCCCCCCGCGACGGCAGTGGCGTTTACGATGTGCGCAGTGGTTCACCCGAGCAGGCAAAAGATGGCACATTTTATG
This window encodes:
- a CDS encoding type II secretion system protein, with the translated sequence MAKMIPATSPATDHGFSLVELTVVMAIMAVLVSSAMPLYELTAQREKEKELRVGLRQIREALDAYKRAVNEGRIARKADESDYPRKLEDLVTGVPDAKEPEKRKIYFLRRLPRDPMSIDPELADAETWGKRSYESPPDNPQEGNDVFDVYSRSQQIGLNGIAYDRW
- a CDS encoding type II secretion system protein — its product is MRKAYSTFTLRIRRSAGKAGRIPAKNRRYPGFTLIELLVVMAIIATLLSIVVPRYFNSLDRSKEVVLRQDLSIMRDAIDKFYSDTGKYPGELIELVEKRYLRAIPVDPLTESAATWVAVPPPRDGSGVYDVRSGSPEQAKDGTFYEAW